From the genome of Streptomyces sp. NBC_01304:
CCACCACCCCGACGCCGGATCCGACCCCTACGGACAAGCCGACCCCGACGCCCACGCCCACGGACAAGCCGACCCCCACGCCCACCGACGAGCCGACCGACAAGCCGACGTCGGACCCTTCGGGCGCGCCCGGCAAGGACGTCAAGGTCCTGAGCGGCAAGCTCTCCTGGGGCATGAAGGAGTCCTTCCGCAAGTACATCGCGAGCGGTGGCGAGGTGAAGACCGCGGGCGGTGCCAAGAAGATCAGCGCCGGCTATGAATTCCCTTACTCCAAGGGTCAGTTGAACGTCACCGACAAGGAGCTGGACGCCTCCTTCGGCGGCAGCGTGCGGTTCCTCTACAAGGCGCACGGCATCGACATCAAGCTGAGCGACCTCAAGATCGAGGCGGCGGGCAAGAAGGGCATCCTGGTCGCCGACGTCACGACGGCCAAGGGCACCAACGACGACGTCACCTTCGCCACGCTCGACCTCTCGAAGGCGTCGTACACCGCCAAGAACGACGTGGTCCTGCTCAAGAAGGTGCCGGCCGCCTTCACCGCCGAGGGCGCGGAGCAGTTCGCCAATGACACGACCGGGTCCATGTACAAGGAGGGCGACCCGATCGACCCGCTGACGGTCGCGCTCTCCCTGTCCGAGGACGCGCAGCTGCCGGGCTCCTCCTCCGGCGGTCCGGGCACCACGGGCGGCTCCGGCACCACGGGTGGCGGCTCCGTCGGCGGCTCGGTGGGCGGCTCCGGCTCGCTCGCCTCGACGGGATCGAGCGCGCCGACCGGGGCGCTGCTCGGTGCCGCGGGGATCGTTGCCGCGGCCGGGGCGGGCGTGGTGTTCGCGGCTCGTCGGCGGCAGGGTGCGGCTTCGGCCGAGTAGGGCCGGGCGCTGATTCCTCGGGGGCGGGC
Proteins encoded in this window:
- a CDS encoding HtaA domain-containing protein, producing MSSARRPITFAAAIATAVALGATAVAIGPASAAEVPLKDYELTWGIKKSFRDYVTGMAAGTVAVSDGAKQAENNGAFTFFSGAGTYDSEKHTVDLAFKGGVNFKSSLHRFDITLSDVQFDSAAGKVTADVVKNGTATQDVPLAEVTVSRDMKDMATKLTKEAADTLGSPSYEGAAGDPLTAVQGKPTTPTPDPTPTDKPTPTPTPTDKPTPTPTDEPTDKPTSDPSGAPGKDVKVLSGKLSWGMKESFRKYIASGGEVKTAGGAKKISAGYEFPYSKGQLNVTDKELDASFGGSVRFLYKAHGIDIKLSDLKIEAAGKKGILVADVTTAKGTNDDVTFATLDLSKASYTAKNDVVLLKKVPAAFTAEGAEQFANDTTGSMYKEGDPIDPLTVALSLSEDAQLPGSSSGGPGTTGGSGTTGGGSVGGSVGGSGSLASTGSSAPTGALLGAAGIVAAAGAGVVFAARRRQGAASAE